A single window of Hylaeus volcanicus isolate JK05 chromosome 8, UHH_iyHylVolc1.0_haploid, whole genome shotgun sequence DNA harbors:
- the LOC128880815 gene encoding uncharacterized protein LOC128880815, which yields MSNLSTNGNAMLNSMDQNYTNTRPKFQPIRVKELLHFCESDDDESEDKLDDSVNESDSDDIQPLPVDNSIEDNFNKSLPLFNTKYDSDFRPTCKVPQITVPSKLEEPLSVNKIVECRTNTVTTDVHVSVSSSYNNEELGDNKIKDFTPDNHSEGSLDNLKVEIDISIPKQCLKHNEHEHDSRNEGNIKSDHANHVQLNYENICTQEKSSQHEYKNKHIVSEDIKGQSNEGQACKSDFQSPDEHDSCKVNSNELGSLVFASQHFKNVSQFASCNPQSANTKVDTLEPKSVVNQEKVNHENNASNNLSTLNVEPSSVDRLMLQTPLKHAPPGSSRPEPCFSRRNIAQTPQNKISEISKNHRLTPATISSHWSQNNIRQTPLQNNNFNFKDAAQTPKNCVYLTPSITKHETPRYLNTESKTRQPLADTGSSAYNNDSSRHLLQGSQLFKVNEEVPNNQNKLSNRNSSTNTRICKQIFEAPESVVQLRSDANERPKETNYLNREDVLVDKGTATHNKVPNNEHVIHSNKNNRETLEAVCNVSQNQYGMDSNQNQPEKSNRVVDNASNVQFSMPTNIPKSKQTKTLFVKGKEYLILGVLGQGMSGEVLRVQDLLSQELCAIKCVNLNRMDKDSAQGCLEEISMLHKLQAPCVVKMFDYEIKYPMVFVVMEMGDTDLSRLLKTMLHEKQISLTMILYYWTEMLTAVKHIHDNGVIHSDLKPANFLLVRGRLKLIDFGIASSMNADMTSVVKNCPIGTLNYISPEALMDTGGNSDSPTHNVKYKITFKSDVWSLGCILYSLVYGHTPFHHIRSQWAKVSAITNPKPNIHFPATLPPREGDNKVVPSPPILIDVMRKCLQHDPKARPTVAELLQVDYVPTKQERMLTSTPNIPASILVKIKHALDETEWRQLLRALESTQYT from the exons aTGTCGAATCTTTCGACAAATGGTAACGCTATGTTAAATAGCATGGATCAGAACTATACGAACACACGTCCAAAATTTCAACCGATACGCGTGAAAGagttgttacatttttgtGAAAGTGACGACGACGAAAGCGAAGACAAACTAGACGATTCTGTTAACGAATCAGATTCCGATGATATTCAACCTTTACCTGTGGATAATAGCATTGAAGATAATTTCAATAAGTCGTTAcctttatttaatacaaagtaCGATAGCGACTTCAGACCAACTTGCAAAGTTCCACAGATTACCGTTCCTTCGAAACTTGAAGAACCACTTTCAGTCAATAAAATTGTGGAATGTAGAACAAATACTGTAACTACTGATGTGCATGTTTCTGTATCCAGCAGTTATAACAATGAAGAATTAggtgataataaaataaaagatttcaCACCAGATAATCATAGCGAAGGGTCGCTTGACAATCTTAAAGTTGAAATTGACATTAGTATACCAAAACAGTGTTTGAAACATAACGAGCATGAACATGACTCGAGAAATGAAGGAAACATAAAGTCTGATCATGCAAATCATGTgcaattaaattatgaaaatatttgtacgcaAGAGAAAAGTTCTCAACATGAGTATAAAAACAAGCATATTGTTAGTGAAGACATTAAAGGACAATCAAACGAAGGGCAGGCATGTAAAAGTGATTTTCAATCCCCAGATGAACATGATTCTTGTAAAGTAAATAGTAACGAACTTGGATCTCTTGTGTTTGCATCtcaacatttcaaaaatgtatcgcAATTCGCTAGTTGTAATCCACAGAGTGCAAACACAAAAGTAGATACATTAGAACCAAAGTCAGTTGTAAACCAAGAAAAAGtaaatcatgaaaataatGCTTCTAACAATTTGTCGACGTTAAACGTTGAACCATCGTCTGTTGATCGCTTGATGTTACAAACTCCTTTAAAACACGCACCACCTGGTTCTTCGCGTCCAGAACCTTGTTTCTCTCGTAGAAACATCGCTCAAACGCCGCAGAACAAAATATCCGAAATATCGAAGAATCATAGATTAACTCCAGCTACAATATCATCCCATTGGtctcaaaataatataagacAAACACCGctgcaaaataataatttcaattttaaggATGCTGCACAAACTCCAAAAAATTGTGTCTATCTTACACCTAGCATAACAAAACACGAAACTCCAAG GTATTTGAATACAGAGAGCAAAACGAGACAACCTTTAGCGGATACGGGAAGTTCAGCGTACAATAATGATTCGTCTAGGCATTTATTACAAGGTTCTCAACTTTTCAAAGTAAACGAAGAAGTACCTAACAATCAAAATAAGTTATCTAATAGAAATTCAAGTACCAATACACGTATATGCAAGCAAATATTTGAAGCACCGGAAAGCGTTGTACAATTGAGATCAGACGCTAACGAACGACCGAAAGAAACTAATTATCTAAATAGAGAGGATGTATTGGTGGATAAAGGGACTGCAACGCATAATAAAGTACCAAATAATGAACATGTTATCCACTCTAATAAAAACAACAGAGAAACTTTAGAAGCTGTATGTAATGTTTCTCAAAATCAATATGGGATGGATAGTAACCAAAACCAACCGGAAAAGTCAAATAGAGTTGTAGATAATGCGTcaaatgtacaattttcaatgccaaCTAACATTCCCAAATCAAAGCAGACTAAGACCCTTTTCGTAAAAGGAAAggagtatttaattttggggGTACTTGGCCAAGGTATGAGCGGAGAAGTTTTAAGAGTGCAAGACTTATTGTCTCAAGAATTATGTGCCATTAAGTGTGTCAATCTTAACCGTATGGATAAGGACTCGGCGCAAGGTTGCTTAGAAGAAATTTCAATGCTACATAAATTACAAGCGCCGTGTGTCGTTAAGATGTTCGATta CGAAATTAAGTATCCTATGGTCTTTGTGGTGATGGAAATGGGAGATACTGATCTCAGTCGTCTTCTAAAAACTATGTTGCACGAGAAGCAAATTTCCCTCACGATGATTCTTTACTATTGGACAGAAATGTTGACAGCTGTGAAACACATACACGATAACG GAGTGATTCATTCAGATTTGAAACCcgcaaattttttattagtacGAGGAAGATTAAAGCTTATAGATTTTGGAATCGCTTCTAGTATGAATGCAGACATGACATCTGTTGTAAAAAACTGTCCGATTGGaacgttaaattatattagcCCAGAAGCACTGATGGATACTGGTGGAAACTCGGATTCTCCTACACATAATGTCAAATATAAG ATTACTTTTAAGTCGGATGTTTGGTCGTTAGGATGTATTTTGTACAGTTTAGTGTACGGTCATACACCGTTTCATCACATACGATCACAATGGGCCAAAGTGAGTGCGATAACTAATCCAAAACCAAACATTCATTTCCCCGCAACTTTACCGCCAAGAGAAGGTGATAACAAAGTTGTACCATCGCCACCAATCTTAATCGATGTGATGCGTAAGTGCCTTCAGCATGACCCAAAGGCACGACCAACGGTGGCCGAGCTTTTGCAAGTGGACTACGTACCTACCAAGCAAGAACGCATGTTAACGTCAACTCCTAATATTCCAGCCAGTATTttagtgaaaataaaacatgcaTTGGACGAGACTGAATGGCGACAATTACTACGG GCGTTGGAAAGtacacaatatacataa